A genome region from Cognatishimia activa includes the following:
- the soxC gene encoding sulfite dehydrogenase yields MNKLSKPSRRAFLRGSAAAAAGTVAGAAGAQTPDPLITELQDWASYTGAGVDETPYGMPIQYESHVVRRNVEWLTASPISSINFTPIHALDGTITPQGCAFERHHSGAIELRKEDYRLMINGLVDRPLVFTYEDIERFPRENHVYFCECAANTGMEWAGAQLNGAQFTHGMIHNMEYTGVPLRTLLQEAGADISSDKWVYVEGADASSNGRSIPMEKALDDVLVAFKANGEALRMEHGYPVRLVVPGWEGNMWVKWLRRIEVVDTAVESREETSKYTDVYEDGTARKWTWVMDAKSVITSPSPQMPITHGTGPLVISGLAWSGHGQITRVDVSKDGGITWETARLGKQGDTKALTRFYLDTEWDGAPMLLQSRAMDETGYVQPTKDQLREQRGENAVYHNNCIQTWYVNVEGVAENVEVS; encoded by the coding sequence ATGAACAAGCTGTCAAAGCCATCCCGCCGGGCCTTCCTAAGGGGAAGCGCCGCTGCCGCCGCCGGCACCGTTGCTGGCGCTGCCGGGGCGCAGACGCCAGATCCTTTGATCACCGAATTGCAGGACTGGGCGTCGTACACCGGTGCAGGGGTTGATGAAACGCCCTATGGCATGCCGATCCAATATGAATCCCATGTCGTGCGTCGCAATGTGGAATGGCTCACAGCCTCGCCCATTTCCTCGATCAACTTTACGCCGATCCATGCTCTGGATGGAACGATTACACCACAAGGCTGTGCCTTTGAGCGTCATCACTCGGGCGCCATTGAGCTGCGTAAAGAAGACTATCGCCTGATGATCAATGGCTTGGTCGATCGACCCTTGGTGTTCACCTACGAAGATATCGAGCGTTTCCCGCGTGAAAACCACGTATACTTCTGCGAATGCGCGGCCAACACAGGGATGGAATGGGCTGGAGCTCAGTTGAATGGGGCTCAGTTCACCCATGGTATGATCCACAATATGGAATACACCGGCGTGCCTTTGCGGACATTGCTGCAAGAGGCGGGTGCAGACATATCGTCTGATAAATGGGTTTATGTTGAAGGTGCGGATGCATCTTCCAATGGCCGTTCGATCCCAATGGAAAAGGCGCTTGATGACGTTCTCGTCGCGTTCAAGGCCAATGGCGAAGCGCTGCGGATGGAGCACGGTTATCCAGTGCGCCTTGTTGTGCCTGGCTGGGAAGGCAACATGTGGGTGAAATGGCTGCGTCGAATAGAGGTCGTTGATACCGCTGTCGAAAGTCGCGAAGAAACCTCCAAATACACGGACGTCTATGAGGACGGTACCGCTCGCAAGTGGACCTGGGTCATGGATGCGAAATCTGTGATTACCTCTCCCAGCCCACAGATGCCCATCACACATGGCACAGGCCCGCTTGTGATTTCCGGTCTTGCTTGGTCAGGTCACGGCCAGATTACACGCGTCGATGTTTCCAAAGATGGCGGGATCACCTGGGAAACCGCGCGTCTTGGCAAACAGGGCGACACAAAAGCGCTGACACGGTTCTATCTGGACACCGAATGGGATGGCGCGCCGATGCTTCTGCAATCCCGCGCGATGGATGAAACCGGCTATGTGCAACCCACGAAAGATCAACTGCGCGAGCAGCGCGGCGAAAACGCCGTTTATCACAACAACTGTATCCAGACTTGGTACGTCAACGTAGAAGGGGTGGCCGAGAATGTCGAAGTCTCTTAA
- the soxA gene encoding sulfur oxidation c-type cytochrome SoxA: MQARLWITSAAIAIFGSVASAQDASNLTIDGVPMVTEIAAPSHMDNVDTIYSGWRFRAPETQALEMDDFDNPAFVFVEQAEEIWATEDGSQGKACASCHAIEDFAGLRATLPRVEDGKLVTLEDLINKSRVEHMGADPWKWSSGSMTAMTALIGLQSRGMPMNVAIDGDAAAHWEAGKALYYQRVGQLDMACSNCHEDNYGVMIRADHLSQGQINGFPTYRLKNAKLNSIHGRFKGCMSNIRATPYAEGSDEFKALELYIASRGQGLSVETPSVRN; the protein is encoded by the coding sequence ATGCAAGCTAGACTGTGGATTACATCCGCCGCTATAGCGATCTTTGGGTCGGTGGCGTCCGCCCAGGATGCCAGCAATTTGACAATTGATGGCGTGCCAATGGTGACAGAGATCGCCGCGCCATCACACATGGATAATGTCGACACCATCTATTCTGGCTGGCGTTTCCGGGCGCCTGAAACCCAGGCGCTAGAGATGGACGACTTTGACAATCCCGCTTTCGTCTTTGTGGAACAGGCAGAAGAAATCTGGGCAACAGAGGATGGATCTCAGGGGAAAGCCTGCGCCTCTTGCCATGCGATAGAGGACTTTGCCGGTTTACGTGCTACGCTTCCGCGGGTCGAGGACGGCAAGCTGGTAACGCTCGAAGATCTCATCAACAAAAGCCGTGTCGAGCATATGGGGGCCGACCCTTGGAAGTGGTCTAGCGGCAGCATGACAGCGATGACCGCGCTGATTGGCTTGCAGTCGAGGGGTATGCCTATGAACGTTGCGATCGACGGAGACGCAGCGGCTCATTGGGAAGCCGGCAAAGCGCTGTATTACCAACGTGTTGGGCAGCTTGATATGGCTTGCTCTAATTGCCACGAAGACAACTACGGTGTGATGATCCGTGCGGACCACCTCAGCCAGGGACAGATCAATGGCTTCCCCACCTATCGTTTGAAAAACGCAAAGCTGAACTCGATCCACGGTCGATTCAAGGGGTGCATGAGCAATATTCGCGCGACGCCTTACGCAGAAGGCAGCGACGAGTTCAAAGCTCTGGAGTTGTACATCGCGTCGCGTGGACAAGGTCTGTCCGTCGAAACTCCTTCTGTACGTAACTAA
- a CDS encoding DUF302 domain-containing protein codes for MRNIVLPLLLLATPAFSEAPVLVPYDGSFEDASFAVESAIVDRGLVIDYVSHVGDMLNRTGVDVGSDAAIFDAADIFLFCSAVLSREVMEADPSNIQFCPYGIFVTEINGDVSIGHRTYPEGPMQKIQALLQDIVTDASAF; via the coding sequence ATGCGCAACATTGTGCTGCCCCTGTTGTTGCTCGCCACGCCGGCATTTTCTGAGGCGCCTGTGCTCGTCCCCTATGACGGGAGTTTCGAAGACGCGAGTTTTGCCGTTGAAAGTGCGATTGTGGATCGGGGACTTGTGATTGACTACGTCAGTCACGTCGGCGACATGCTCAACCGAACCGGAGTAGATGTTGGGAGCGATGCCGCAATCTTTGACGCGGCCGACATCTTTCTTTTCTGTTCTGCGGTCCTGTCCCGAGAGGTTATGGAGGCAGATCCCAGCAATATCCAATTCTGTCCATACGGAATTTTCGTCACTGAGATAAACGGCGACGTCTCCATTGGACACAGGACCTATCCCGAGGGGCCGATGCAAAAAATCCAAGCGCTGCTGCAGGATATTGTGACGGATGCGAGTGCGTTCTAA
- the soxZ gene encoding thiosulfate oxidation carrier complex protein SoxZ gives MASGVKPRVKVPKTAAAGDTITIKTLISHKMESGQRKDADGNTIPRSIINRFVAEFNGQSVIDVALEPAISTNPYFQFDAVVPESGEFKFTWYDDDGSVYETAKKISVS, from the coding sequence ATGGCATCTGGTGTAAAACCACGCGTCAAAGTACCAAAGACCGCAGCTGCGGGCGATACGATTACGATCAAAACCTTGATCAGCCACAAGATGGAAAGCGGCCAGCGTAAAGACGCAGACGGCAATACAATCCCACGCTCAATCATCAACCGCTTTGTCGCCGAGTTTAATGGGCAAAGTGTGATTGATGTGGCGCTCGAGCCAGCAATCTCGACCAACCCTTATTTCCAGTTCGACGCGGTTGTGCCGGAAAGCGGCGAGTTCAAGTTCACGTGGTATGACGACGACGGATCTGTCTACGAAACAGCGAAAAAAATCAGCGTTTCGTAA
- a CDS encoding MBL fold metallo-hydrolase — translation MMRYVLPFIFFASPLLASEDIADQYPASALYSKPIEVIPHVWSAIGATAPPTYENTGHNNNLSFIVTGDGVIVVNGGAAYVLAQALHQEIKAITDQPVKLVINENGQGHAMLGNSYWSEFGVPILAHVDAAHEIAERGPFILENMKRYNRDKSEGTFIAPPTITFEDKHSIEMGSYTIEVLHLGPAHGPGDIQVWLPEQSLVIAGDMAFHQRMLPIFEDTIVYDWIETWETGFEALNATYVIPGHGTPTNMDQVRRYTRDYLVYLREKIGEHLDNGGDLAEAYYVDQSPYRHLDTFEELATRNAGRVYEQMEFE, via the coding sequence ATGATGCGCTATGTCCTTCCTTTCATTTTTTTCGCGTCACCACTTCTGGCCAGCGAAGATATTGCAGATCAGTACCCTGCATCTGCGCTCTATTCCAAACCCATCGAAGTCATCCCTCATGTTTGGTCTGCAATCGGTGCGACAGCTCCCCCGACTTATGAAAACACGGGGCATAACAACAACCTAAGCTTCATTGTCACCGGTGACGGCGTCATTGTTGTTAACGGCGGCGCGGCCTATGTGCTAGCGCAAGCGCTGCATCAAGAGATCAAAGCAATCACGGATCAGCCGGTAAAATTGGTGATCAATGAAAATGGCCAGGGGCATGCGATGTTGGGCAACTCCTATTGGTCTGAGTTTGGCGTCCCTATTCTCGCCCATGTGGATGCAGCGCATGAAATTGCCGAGCGCGGTCCGTTCATTCTCGAGAATATGAAACGCTACAATCGTGACAAATCGGAAGGCACGTTCATCGCGCCCCCAACCATTACCTTTGAAGATAAACATTCAATTGAAATGGGGTCTTACACGATAGAGGTGCTTCACCTCGGCCCAGCACATGGTCCAGGGGATATTCAGGTCTGGTTGCCGGAACAAAGCCTTGTCATCGCCGGTGACATGGCATTTCACCAGCGTATGCTTCCGATCTTTGAAGACACGATCGTCTATGACTGGATCGAAACCTGGGAAACCGGGTTTGAAGCGTTGAATGCCACATATGTGATACCGGGACACGGCACGCCAACGAATATGGACCAGGTCCGTCGCTACACGCGTGACTACCTGGTGTATCTCCGCGAGAAAATTGGTGAGCACCTAGACAATGGTGGCGATCTCGCTGAAGCCTACTATGTTGATCAGAGCCCCTATAGACACCTCGATACGTTCGAGGAACTGGCGACCAGAAACGCCGGTCGCGTGTATGAGCAGATGGAGTTCGAGTGA
- a CDS encoding methyltransferase family protein → MWSAIWFWRKKTPIEPHHTPKALIVEGPYRVSRNPIYLALVMLTAASALGAGSVFGLFVTLALWRVLDTRFAAIEEELLKETFGGEAESYLAQTRRWI, encoded by the coding sequence ATGTGGTCGGCCATTTGGTTTTGGCGAAAGAAAACGCCAATCGAGCCGCATCACACGCCCAAGGCCCTTATTGTCGAAGGGCCATACAGGGTGTCTCGGAACCCAATTTATCTTGCGCTTGTGATGCTCACAGCGGCCTCTGCATTGGGCGCGGGCTCCGTATTTGGTCTATTCGTCACGCTTGCCCTATGGCGTGTGTTGGATACGCGTTTTGCTGCGATTGAAGAAGAGCTACTCAAAGAAACCTTTGGAGGCGAAGCCGAGTCCTATTTGGCGCAAACACGCAGGTGGATTTGA
- a CDS encoding NAD(P)/FAD-dependent oxidoreductase — MTMNRRTFLGTTVAASATLAAPMVLGAGHGKPRVVVIGGGAGGATAARYIAKDSKGEIDVTLVEPTRKYYTCFFSNLYLGGFKEMDDLGHTYGGLAANGVNVVHDWAIGVDRDTKTVTLAGGSALRYDKLILSPGIDFVDMSVPGWDITSQNAMPHAYKAGSQTELLKAQLMAMPQGGTFAMVAPPNPYRCPPGPYERISMVAHYLKNNNPTAKILIADPKPKFSKMGLFQEGWSNHYDGMIEWVGEDFGGGNVAVDTHAMTLSIDGDVNKVDVCNVIPAMKAGKIADIAGVTDGNWAPVNAVDMSTKADPDVYVLGDASQQGDMPKSGFSANSQAKVCANAVRGALTGSKIFPAKFSNTCWSLIDTNDGVKVGATYEATAEKIAKVDGFISQTGESADVRKATYEESEGWYSGITADMFG; from the coding sequence ATGACTATGAACAGAAGGACTTTCCTAGGAACGACGGTGGCCGCTTCGGCAACGCTTGCGGCACCGATGGTTCTAGGTGCAGGTCATGGCAAGCCACGGGTTGTTGTCATCGGCGGTGGTGCCGGCGGTGCGACCGCTGCGCGTTACATTGCCAAGGACAGCAAAGGTGAGATCGACGTCACCTTGGTTGAACCAACCCGCAAATACTACACGTGCTTCTTCTCAAACCTCTATCTTGGTGGTTTTAAAGAGATGGACGATCTAGGCCACACCTATGGTGGGCTCGCAGCGAATGGCGTGAATGTTGTTCACGACTGGGCAATTGGCGTTGATCGTGACACCAAGACAGTGACGCTGGCTGGCGGTTCTGCGCTAAGATACGACAAGTTGATCCTGAGCCCCGGTATCGATTTCGTCGATATGTCGGTTCCTGGATGGGACATCACCTCGCAAAACGCGATGCCGCATGCTTATAAGGCAGGGTCCCAGACTGAACTACTGAAAGCTCAACTGATGGCAATGCCACAGGGCGGGACCTTTGCAATGGTTGCGCCTCCAAACCCGTATCGTTGTCCTCCAGGGCCATACGAGCGGATTTCGATGGTTGCCCATTACCTCAAGAACAACAACCCTACGGCCAAGATCCTGATTGCCGATCCGAAGCCAAAGTTCTCTAAGATGGGATTGTTCCAAGAAGGCTGGTCAAACCACTATGACGGAATGATCGAATGGGTCGGCGAAGACTTCGGTGGCGGCAATGTTGCTGTTGATACCCATGCGATGACTCTGTCCATCGACGGTGACGTCAACAAAGTGGATGTTTGCAACGTGATCCCTGCCATGAAAGCGGGCAAAATCGCGGATATCGCGGGCGTAACCGACGGCAACTGGGCTCCAGTCAACGCCGTAGACATGTCCACCAAAGCTGATCCTGATGTTTACGTCTTGGGGGATGCGTCGCAGCAAGGCGATATGCCGAAGTCTGGCTTCTCTGCGAACTCTCAGGCGAAAGTCTGTGCAAACGCGGTACGCGGCGCGCTGACAGGGTCGAAAATCTTCCCAGCCAAGTTCTCCAACACGTGCTGGTCTCTGATTGACACCAATGACGGTGTCAAAGTGGGCGCGACATATGAAGCGACGGCTGAGAAGATCGCCAAGGTTGACGGTTTCATCTCTCAGACCGGTGAATCCGCGGATGTTCGTAAAGCGACTTACGAAGAGTCCGAAGGCTGGTATTCCGGTATCACAGCCGACATGTTTGGCTAG
- the hemA gene encoding 5-aminolevulinate synthase, whose translation MDFEAFFDQQLQSLKNDGNYREFAELERHRGAFPNATCHNGPGEVTVWCSNDYLGMGQHPAVLAAMHDALDRTGAGAGGTRNISGTTYAHVLLEKELADLHGKEAALLFTSGYVSNWAALGTLASKIPNCVVLSDALNHASMIEGIRHSRAQKVIWKHNDVGDLEAKLRALPKEQPKLIAFESVYSMDGDIAPIKEICDLADKYGAMTYLDEVHAVGLYGPRGGGIAEERGLMDRITVIEGTLGKAFGVVGGYIAASAKLCDFIRSFSSGFIFTTALPPSVAAGAAASVKHLKNSRKERETHQARVAEVRARLDAIGLPHIDNPSHIIPVVVGDPGKCKFISDTLLKRYGIYIQPINYPTVPKGTERLRITPSPVHSSDDVERLVSALEDLWTQCELARAPMAAQ comes from the coding sequence ATGGACTTTGAAGCCTTTTTCGACCAGCAACTGCAATCGCTAAAGAACGACGGCAACTATCGAGAATTTGCCGAGTTGGAGCGCCACCGCGGCGCATTTCCAAATGCCACGTGTCACAATGGTCCGGGCGAGGTGACGGTTTGGTGCTCAAACGACTATCTGGGAATGGGGCAGCATCCTGCGGTGCTTGCAGCGATGCATGACGCGCTTGATCGAACCGGAGCCGGGGCAGGGGGCACCCGCAACATTTCGGGCACCACGTATGCGCATGTACTCTTGGAGAAAGAGCTCGCAGATTTGCATGGCAAAGAGGCCGCTTTGCTGTTTACGTCGGGCTATGTTTCCAATTGGGCAGCTTTGGGAACTTTGGCCTCAAAGATACCGAACTGCGTTGTGCTATCGGACGCGCTAAACCATGCATCAATGATCGAAGGCATCCGTCATTCGCGAGCCCAGAAAGTGATCTGGAAACACAATGATGTTGGCGACTTAGAGGCGAAGTTGCGGGCGCTCCCAAAAGAGCAACCAAAGCTGATCGCCTTTGAAAGCGTCTATTCCATGGATGGCGATATCGCGCCAATCAAGGAAATCTGTGATCTGGCAGATAAATATGGGGCAATGACATATCTGGACGAGGTTCATGCTGTCGGGCTCTATGGTCCTCGGGGTGGTGGGATCGCAGAAGAGCGTGGTTTGATGGATCGGATCACGGTTATCGAGGGCACTTTGGGCAAGGCCTTTGGTGTCGTGGGGGGCTATATTGCCGCCTCGGCTAAGCTCTGCGACTTTATTAGATCGTTTTCCAGCGGGTTCATTTTTACAACCGCATTGCCGCCCTCGGTTGCGGCAGGGGCGGCGGCCTCTGTCAAACACCTGAAGAACAGTCGCAAAGAGCGCGAGACCCATCAGGCTCGTGTGGCCGAAGTGCGCGCGCGACTGGATGCGATCGGACTGCCGCATATCGACAATCCAAGTCACATTATCCCTGTGGTTGTGGGTGATCCGGGAAAATGTAAGTTTATCTCGGACACGCTGCTTAAGAGGTACGGCATCTATATCCAGCCCATAAACTACCCGACCGTCCCAAAAGGCACAGAACGCCTCAGGATCACGCCATCGCCTGTTCACAGCAGTGATGATGTGGAAAGGCTGGTGTCCGCGCTTGAGGACCTCTGGACGCAATGTGAGCTCGCACGCGCGCCTATGGCTGCACAATAG
- a CDS encoding c-type cytochrome, which translates to MSKSLNQIYLPAFGGISLVIAVALVMSNREYADDRMSMLEGRIAQVDAQAAESKQLASSLALELEAAKAEAAMMTATLTAPAPVSEGTFGLGRAALAEEIAAWDVDVLPDGRGLPAGQGDVWTGEEVFADRCGSCHGDFAEGVDNWPVLAGGFDTLADEDPVKTVGSYWPHLSTAWDYINRSMPFGEAGTLTADETYAIVAYILYSNDLVDDDFVLSNENFSDFDMYNAKGFVIDDRPELEYAEWRAEPCMSNCKDEVAVTMRSVFLVETPPEGGSNSVMNHSSLEGIPSFTANGPSFIPASTAKPEAPAAQEAAAEPATGADAGAELIAAGEKVFKKCKACHEVGDGAKNKSGPQLNGLIGRTVGSVDGFRYSNAFKALMEEGRVWDEESLAAFLAKPKSYIKGTKMAFSGLKKKGDQEAIVAYLNSFR; encoded by the coding sequence ATGTCGAAGTCTCTTAATCAGATTTATCTGCCGGCCTTTGGTGGGATCTCATTGGTCATCGCCGTGGCGTTGGTCATGTCAAACCGCGAATATGCCGACGACCGCATGTCGATGCTGGAAGGCAGAATTGCGCAGGTCGATGCGCAAGCCGCAGAGTCCAAACAACTTGCGTCTTCGTTGGCCCTCGAACTCGAAGCCGCCAAAGCTGAAGCGGCCATGATGACTGCAACTCTGACCGCACCAGCGCCTGTTTCTGAGGGCACATTTGGTCTTGGACGCGCAGCGCTGGCCGAAGAAATTGCCGCATGGGACGTGGATGTCTTGCCAGACGGTCGCGGGCTCCCTGCTGGACAGGGTGACGTTTGGACCGGCGAGGAAGTTTTTGCCGACCGTTGCGGGTCTTGCCATGGTGATTTCGCTGAGGGTGTAGACAATTGGCCGGTTCTGGCAGGGGGCTTTGACACGCTCGCCGACGAAGACCCAGTCAAAACTGTCGGTTCCTATTGGCCACATCTTTCGACTGCCTGGGACTATATCAACCGCTCTATGCCCTTTGGGGAAGCGGGCACGCTGACCGCCGATGAGACCTACGCGATTGTGGCTTACATCCTATATTCCAACGACTTGGTGGATGACGACTTCGTTCTTTCAAACGAAAATTTCTCGGATTTCGACATGTACAACGCCAAGGGCTTTGTGATCGATGATCGGCCTGAGCTGGAATATGCGGAATGGCGCGCCGAGCCCTGTATGAGCAACTGTAAAGACGAAGTTGCCGTGACGATGCGCTCGGTCTTTCTGGTGGAAACGCCCCCAGAAGGTGGATCCAATTCTGTGATGAACCACAGCTCGCTAGAGGGGATTCCGTCTTTCACGGCGAATGGTCCTTCGTTCATCCCGGCGTCTACTGCGAAGCCCGAAGCGCCTGCGGCTCAGGAGGCTGCGGCCGAGCCTGCAACGGGCGCTGATGCCGGCGCGGAACTGATCGCGGCTGGTGAAAAAGTCTTCAAGAAGTGTAAGGCCTGCCACGAAGTCGGTGATGGTGCCAAGAACAAGTCCGGCCCTCAGTTGAACGGCCTGATTGGGCGCACGGTGGGTTCGGTTGACGGCTTTAGATATTCCAACGCTTTCAAAGCGTTGATGGAAGAAGGGCGCGTTTGGGATGAAGAGTCTCTCGCGGCGTTTCTAGCAAAGCCGAAGTCCTACATCAAAGGGACCAAAATGGCCTTCTCAGGCCTCAAGAAGAAAGGAGATCAGGAAGCCATTGTCGCGTACCTGAATAGCTTTCGCTAG
- a CDS encoding rhodanese-like domain-containing protein translates to MSKSVARQRNSLKHMRFMWFSAVLLVAILKAGQLLAEAPIMSAEQALESVASGDIVLIDIRSEQEWKESGLAAGAWPISMHRPDFATQLQTLLAQYAPEKIALICATGGRSSYIAEVLERNGIAGVVDVSEGMFGNQRGKGWIEKGLPLVDLKDAADAYDAARDTWAATN, encoded by the coding sequence GTGAGCAAGTCAGTCGCGAGACAACGCAATTCCCTAAAGCATATGCGCTTTATGTGGTTCAGCGCGGTTCTTTTGGTAGCGATCCTGAAAGCTGGCCAACTGCTTGCCGAAGCCCCGATCATGAGTGCCGAGCAAGCTTTGGAAAGCGTAGCATCAGGAGACATCGTGTTGATCGACATTCGCTCGGAACAGGAATGGAAGGAAAGCGGGTTGGCCGCGGGCGCGTGGCCTATTTCAATGCACCGCCCTGATTTCGCAACGCAACTCCAGACGCTGTTAGCTCAATACGCCCCAGAAAAGATCGCACTCATCTGCGCAACGGGCGGTCGCTCGTCCTATATCGCAGAGGTGTTGGAGCGTAACGGCATCGCAGGTGTCGTGGATGTATCAGAAGGCATGTTCGGCAATCAGCGCGGCAAAGGTTGGATTGAAAAGGGCCTTCCCCTGGTTGATCTAAAAGACGCGGCGGATGCCTATGACGCCGCGCGCGACACTTGGGCGGCTACGAACTAA
- the soxB gene encoding thiosulfohydrolase SoxB gives MISRRDFLQVSMAASALLGASGFGNWARLAAQQKLTQDQLLNFDTYGNVSLIHVTDIHGQLKPIYFREPSINIGVGSNKGAVPHVTGADFRKLYGINDGSPSHYALSSGDFAALAEGYGRVGGLDRVATVINAIRADRPDAILLDGGDTWHGSYTTYHTQGQDMVNVMNALKPDAMTFHWEFTLGSDRVNEIVESLPFAALGQNIFDAEWDEPTELFPPYKMFERGGTKIAVIGQAFPYMPIANPRWMFPEYSFGIRDENMAAMVDEVRSMGAECVVVLSHNGFDVDKKMASVVPGIDVILSGHTHDALPEPVLVGKTIIVPSGSNGKFVSRVDLDIRDGQMMGYRTKLIPIFSDVIAPDPEVSALIDAQRAPYEAAMGEVIGKTDSTLYRRGNFNGTWDDVICDALISERDAEIALSPGVRWGPSLIAGQDITREDIWGVTSMTYGEAYRTEMTGEFLKVVLEDVADNIFNPDPYYQQGGDMVRTGGLGYRVDVSKPQGERISNMTLLSTGEQIDPSKSYVVAGWASVNEGTEGPQIWDVVESHIRKLGTVTVQDNNSVDVVGI, from the coding sequence ATGATCTCACGTCGAGATTTTCTGCAAGTCAGCATGGCGGCCTCAGCGCTTCTTGGGGCATCGGGGTTTGGAAACTGGGCACGACTGGCGGCCCAGCAAAAGCTCACGCAAGATCAACTGTTGAATTTTGACACCTATGGAAATGTGTCGCTGATCCATGTGACAGACATCCATGGGCAACTTAAGCCGATCTATTTCCGCGAACCGTCCATCAACATTGGTGTCGGTTCTAACAAAGGTGCAGTACCGCATGTAACGGGGGCAGACTTTCGCAAGCTCTATGGCATCAATGACGGAAGCCCGAGCCACTATGCCCTAAGTTCCGGTGACTTTGCAGCTTTGGCAGAGGGGTACGGACGCGTCGGCGGTCTGGATCGCGTCGCGACGGTCATAAACGCAATTCGCGCGGATCGGCCGGATGCGATCCTGCTCGATGGCGGTGACACGTGGCACGGCTCCTATACGACCTATCACACCCAGGGTCAGGACATGGTCAACGTCATGAACGCGCTCAAACCTGATGCGATGACGTTCCACTGGGAATTCACCCTTGGCAGCGACCGGGTCAACGAGATCGTCGAAAGCTTGCCGTTTGCAGCGCTTGGCCAGAATATTTTTGATGCAGAATGGGACGAGCCGACGGAACTCTTCCCGCCTTACAAAATGTTTGAGCGTGGCGGCACAAAAATCGCCGTTATCGGGCAGGCTTTCCCATACATGCCGATCGCCAATCCGCGGTGGATGTTCCCCGAGTACTCATTTGGGATTCGCGATGAAAACATGGCGGCTATGGTGGACGAAGTGCGTTCCATGGGCGCGGAATGTGTGGTCGTGCTCAGCCACAACGGCTTTGACGTTGATAAAAAAATGGCCAGCGTTGTGCCAGGGATTGATGTGATCTTGTCAGGTCACACGCATGATGCGCTGCCAGAACCGGTTTTGGTTGGTAAGACGATCATCGTACCCTCAGGGTCGAATGGTAAGTTCGTGAGCCGCGTTGATCTGGACATTCGCGATGGGCAGATGATGGGCTATCGCACCAAGCTCATTCCAATTTTCTCGGACGTTATTGCGCCAGATCCAGAAGTTTCCGCCCTGATTGATGCACAGCGCGCGCCATATGAGGCGGCGATGGGTGAAGTGATCGGCAAGACTGATAGCACGCTCTACCGTCGCGGCAACTTCAATGGCACGTGGGACGATGTGATTTGCGATGCGCTGATCAGCGAACGCGATGCCGAGATTGCTCTGAGCCCAGGGGTGCGTTGGGGGCCAAGCCTTATCGCGGGTCAGGATATTACCCGCGAGGACATCTGGGGCGTGACCTCAATGACATATGGCGAGGCCTATCGCACTGAAATGACAGGCGAATTCCTGAAGGTTGTGCTCGAAGACGTCGCCGATAACATCTTTAACCCAGACCCATATTACCAGCAGGGTGGGGATATGGTGCGCACGGGTGGCCTCGGCTACCGCGTCGACGTGAGCAAGCCTCAAGGTGAGCGTATTTCTAACATGACGCTCTTGTCGACTGGCGAGCAGATTGACCCTTCAAAATCCTATGTCGTGGCCGGTTGGGCCAGCGTGAATGAAGGCACCGAAGGCCCTCAGATTTGGGATGTGGTTGAAAGCCACATTCGCAAGCTGGGTACGGTCACGGTGCAAGACAACAACAGCGTCGACGTTGTCGGCATTTAA